CGCGCTGTCATGGCCGTGCCGCGCCGATGAAGTCGACGATGTGGCGCGCGACCACCTCCGGCTGGTCGAGCTGCAGAAAGTGGCCCGCGTGCTCGACGATCCGCACCGCGCTGCCGTCCGGCAGGATTCGCCGCACCCAGTCCGCGTAGCGGGCCGAGGCGCAGCCGTCGTCGGTGCCGTGCAGATACAGGGTGGGGACGCGCGGCGCGGACAGCCAGTACCGGTGCCGGTCGGCGTAGCGGGCGGGCGCCCGGTTCGGGCTCCGCACCGTGGTCCGGTAGTAGCTCAGCGCGGCACGCCACCGCTCGGGTGCGCCGATCGCCGCCTCGACGTATCGGAGATCCTCCTCGGCGTCGTAGCCCGGCGACCAGCGCCGCCACAGCAGGGGTACCAGGCGGCGAGACCGCTCGGGCAGCCACGGCAGCTGGAAATAGAAGATGTACCAGCTGCGCAGCAGTTGCGCCGGCAACGTCGCCAATAGTCGGCCCTTGCCGGGCAGCGCGAGCAGCGGCGTGATCGAAGCCGCGGGCGGCACCGACATGATGACCGCCCTGGCGAAGGGGCTGTCGGGCAGCGCGGCCAGCCCGGCTCCGGCGATCGCACCCCAGTCGTGGCCGATGAGCACGTCGCGCCCCGTCGGCCCGACCGCGTCGAGCACCCGCAGCGCGTCGTCCATCAGCGCGCCGATGTGGTAGCTGTCGTCGCTCGCCGGCGACGACGGCGCATAGCCGCGCGAGAACGGCGCGACCACCCGCCACCCGGCGGCCACCAACAGCGGCGCGAGCCGGCGCCAACCGCAGGCGGTGTCGGGAAACCCGTGCAGGCACAACGCGATCGGCGCATCCGCCGGCCCCCAGGACAGCACCCGCAGCCGAACGGCGGGGGTGTCGACGTCGATGAGGTCGGCGCCGATGGGCATCAGATCGGTTCGAATTCCGCGATCAGCCAGCGGTCCCCGTGCTTCTCCAGCTTCGCCCGCACGACGGAGTTGGTGTCGGTCGGCGCGTCCTGGCCGACCACCACGGTCTGGTTGACGAACAGCAGCACGACCGCCTCGTTGCCGTTCGCCGACACCGCGGCCGCGGCGGGCACGTTGGCCACCGCCGAGATCTTCTTCTCCTTGGCGCCCGGGATCACCACGTCGTTGATCAGCGACGTGTACGCGTCCTGGAAATCACCGGTGAGCAGGTCGCGTGCGCTGTTGAGGTCCTGTTCCACGGTGTCGGCGTTGTACGACAGCAACTTGACGGTGCCGTCCTTGGCCGCCTGCACCGCCTCGATGCGGGCGGTCTCGTTGACACTCTCGTTGATGTCGTAGAACTTCAGGAAACCCGCCGCGACGGCCAGCAGCAGCACCAGCGCCGGCAGCAGACCGTACGCGAACACCCGCAGCCACAGGCCGCCGCCCCGCGCCGTCGAACCGGCCGCAACGGCAACGGTGTCCCCCGACGCCTCCGGGTAGTCGGCGACCGCCACGGTGGGCGCGGCCGCCGTCTCCTCGATCGGCGGAGCCTCGACGGCCGACGTCGGGGCGTCGACCTCTTGCGACGAGGCCTCCACGGTTGGCGCTTCGATGGTCTTCTCGCTCACATCCGCCTCGGTCTGCTGGGTCTCGGCATTACTGGATTCGGCCGCCTCGTCACGGCGGCGCGCGCCCCACGGCATCTTGTGCTTGCTCACGGCACGAACTCCACGTTCGAGACCTTCGCTTCGTCACCGATCTTCTCGACGGTCAGCCGCATCCGCCAGTAGCGCGGCTGCTGTTCGGGGGCGCCGGCGTTGCTGGTCTTGACCGTCACGGCGACCAGCACCTGGCCGGCGTTGCCGTCCTCGGACTCCAGTGCGGCCTCGGTGACCGAGCCCTCCGACTTCGCCTGGGCCTGCTTGACCACCTGAACGAACGGCTGCGAACGCGCCTGGAAGTCGTCGTAGAAGGTTCCGGTCGCCGATTCGAGGATCCGCTGGACGTCCTGCTCGGCGGTCTCGTGGTTGATGGTGGTCAGGTTGACCGCGCCCTGACGGGCCACCGAGACGAACAGGTTGCGCTGCTCCTCGGCCTTCTTCGCCTGATACGCCTGATAACCCAGCCAGCCGGTCAACCCGCCGAGCCCGAGCACCAGCACCACGCCCAGGATCGCGACCAGCACGACGTGCGAGACACCGCGCTTGGCGGCGTCGGTCTCGGCGGTCGGCGCGGTGTCCTTCTCGCCCTCGGACCCGGCGGCGGACCCACTGCCGGAGTCTTCGGATTCGGCGGGAGTCTGCGGTGACGCCGGCGAGTCGGTCACCTCCGTCGGCGTCGACGCCGACTCGGCATCGTCCGCCGCCTCGCCATCACCACCAGACTCGGTCGCCTTCTCCGCGGTGAGGTCTTCGTCGTCTGCCATCTGCATTCCTTACGGCCGGCACCAACGTTCGCTCCGACACCCTATCGTCGCGCCGAGTGACGCCGCACACAGCCACCCGATTTCGAGAAGACGATAAATAGTTTACCGTTTATCGCATGGCTTCCCTTGCCCGCTCCGGCCTCGGAGCCGCCCGATGAGCAGCGCTTATGCCCGCCCTCAGGTCCGGCTGGCGCCGAGTCCGACGGCCGAGTCCCGAGCGTTCTGGACCGGTGGACAGCACGGTCGGCTGCTGATCCAGCGCTGCCGGTCCTGCGGTCACTTCTTTCATCCGCCGGCGCCGAGCTGCTGGCGGTGTCGCGGCACCGACGTCGGCCCCGAGCCGGTGTCGGGCACCGGGGCGGTGGCCGCCTACACCATCAACCGCCAGCCGTGGATTCCCGGGTTCGAGCCGCCGTACATCGTGGCGATGGTCGAGCTCGATGACGAACCCGATGTCCGGTTGGTCACCAATGTCGTCGACGTGTCGCTCGACGACATCCGGGTGGGACTGCCGGTCGAGGTGTTCTTCGAGGAATGGGGCGACGGCGAGGAGCGGGTGTGGCTTCCGCTGTTCCGGCCGCGCACCAGTACACCGGCCGGCTGAGCCGCGACCCGTTCAGCTCGCCGGCACCCGTTCCCAGCCGCCGCCCTCGGCGGACCGGCGGGCGGCGTCGATGATGGCCAGGCTCACGAACCCGTCCTCGAACGTCGGCGCGGTGCTCTGTCCGCCGTGGAATGCCGGCAGCCAGTCCTCGAGCATCAGCGCCATCGCGCGGGCGGCGTGGCCCGCCAGGCCCTTGGGCAGGCCCTCCGGGTGCGCCGGGGCCCGGTCGCTCACCGGCAGTGTGTCCAGCCCGTCGTCGGCGGCCGCACCGGCCTGGTAGCGGCTGGCACGCAGGTCCCCATCGCCGATGATGGTGCCGTCGGAGCCGAACAACTCCAGGCGGTAGTGGTCGGCGTGGGCGCCCATCACCGAGATGCTCAGGATCGCGGTCACCCCCGACTGCATCCGCAGCAACAGCGCGGCGGTGTCGTCGGCGGTGACCTTGATGACCTCGCCGTCGGGCAGTCGGCGCTCCGGCTCGGTGGTGCGCACCTCCGCGCACACCGACTCCGGCCGGCCGAGCAGGCTGCAGACGAAGTCCAGATCGTGCACCAGCATTCCGGCCAGATACCCGCCGCCCTGCTCGCGGTCGTACATCCAACGCGCCTGCGGCGGGTGGCTGGGATGCCAGTAGGCCGCACTTCGGCTGACCCGCGCGAGGTACGGGGTGCCCAGGAACCCGGACCGGACCCGGTCGGTGACGGCCAACCAGTCGGGGTTCCACCGGTTCTCGAAGCACACCGCGGTCGGCCGGCCCGCCTGCCGGGCGGCGCTGATCATGTCGCGGGCCTCCTCGAGGTTGTTGGCCAACGGTTTCTCACACAGCACCGCCTTGCCGGCCTCCAGCGCCGCGATCGTCATGTCGTGGTGCAGCGCGGTGGGCGTGGCCACCGAGATCACGTCGAGATCGTCGCGGGTGACGAACGACCGCCAGTCGGTGGAGGTGTCGTCGATACCGACCTTGGCGGCGATCTTTCCGAGCTTCTCCGGGTTTCGGGCGCACAGCGCGACGGGCTCGAACCCGTCCGCCGCCCGGAACCCGGGCACCTGGACATGGCTGCCCCATCCGACCCCGATGATGCCGACCCGCAGTGTCATGAGACTCCCTCGTTCGTTTCGCCGGCGATTGACGCGCTCGCACGCGCGCCCTACCCTAAATCGCTAGATATTTAACTTCACTTCGGAAGGAATGTTGAGCGTTTTGCCGCTCCCCGGTCTGGTGCTGGTGCACGGCGGTGCGCACGCCGGCGACTGTTGGGATCCCACCGTCGCCGAGGTGCGCCGGTTGTCACCGCGGATTCCGGTGCTGGCCGTCGATCTGCCCGGTCGCGCCGGCAAACCCGGCGACCTGGCCACCGCGACGATCGGCGGCTGGGCCGACTCGGTGATCGCCGACATCGACGCCGCCGGGCTGGCCGATGTGGTCCTGGTGGGTCATTCGATGGCCGGGGTGACGGTGCCCGAGGTGGCCGCGCGGCTGGGGCAGACCCGGGTTCGGGAGATCGTGCTGGTCACCGCGTTCGTGCCGCCGCAGGGCCGCGCGATCGTCGATACCCTGGACGGGCCGCTGGCGCCGTTCGCCCGGCTGGCCGCCCGGTTCGGGGGCCTGTTCGGCGGGGCGTTCAAGCCGCCGAACCCGATCCTGCGCTACGCATTCTGCAACGGCATGACCCCCGAGCAGCGCCGGTTCAATCTGTCGCGGCTGCACAAGGAGTCGATCGCCATCGTCGCCGAACGCGTCGATCGCCGCGGCCTGTCACCCGACATTCCACGCACCTGGGTGCTCACCACCCGCGACCGTGCGCTCTCGCCGGCGTCGCAGCAGCGCAGCATCGACGCGCTCGGCGGCGTCGAGACGATCATCCGGATCGACGCCTGCCACAACGTGATGATCAGCCATCCGCAACAGCTGGCGCGGATTCTGGTCGAGCGCTGTCAGCGGCACACCGCGATCGATCACGCCGGTTAGTCACCGGCGAACTGCGGCTGCCGGCCCGCTCGGAACGCCTCCACGCCGCGGCGGTAGTCGTTCGACTGCACCAGCATGCGCTGGCCCTCCTCATCGATGGCCTGCACCGTCTCCAGGTGCGACAGGGTGGCGGCGGCGAAAGCCCGCTTGATCCAGCGGAACGACTGGGTCGGCCCTGCGGCGAGTGCGGAGGTGACGGCGGCGAGCTCGGCCTCGTAGGCAGTGTCGTCGACCACATGTGAGACCAAGACCCAGTCGAAAGCCGTTGCTGCCGAAACCTTCTCAGCTGTCATCGCCATGCGGGCGGCACGGGCACGGCCGATCGCGCGGGGCAGCAGCACCGATGCGCCGCCGTCCAGCATCAGCCCGACGCGGGCGAATGCGAGCTGAAAGTACGCCGACCGCTTGGCCACCACCAGGTCGCAGGCCAGAGCCAGCGGACAACCCAGCCCGACCGCCGGCCCGTGCACACTGGCGACCACGGGTTTGGGCAGCCGGGTGATGGTCGAGACCACCAGATTGGCTGCCCGCACCGCGCCTTTGGTGTTCTTGCCGCTGAGGTCGCCGCCGGAACTGAACGCCCTTCCGGCGCCGGTGAGCGCAACCACCCGCACCGAGGAGTCGTCGGCGGCCTCGGTCAGCCTGCGGTGTAGTTCGGTGAGCGTCGGGGTGTCGAGGGCGTTGAGCTTCTCCGGCCGGTTGAGCGTGATGCGCAGGATCGCGCCGTCACGCTCGGTCGAGATCGTGCTCACCGGTTGGTTCCCCGACGGCCGTTCAGTCCTCCTCGAGGATCAGGGCCATCTCCGGGCACGCGGCGACGCCGTCGCGCACCAGCTGCTCGTCCTCCGGGCGCACCTCGTGCGGTTCGAGGCAGCTGTACCCGGCGTCGTCGATGGGGAACAGTTCCGGGCTCACCGCGTAACACTGGGCGTGACCGGTGCACCGAGACTGGTCGAGTCGGATCTTCATGGCAACTCCTTGGGCTGTCAGCAAGCTACCTTAATCGAAAACGGTTGCGAAATACGGGCACTCGGGTTGTCTTCGGCGAACCCGTCGGCGACACCGGTGATGGTGAAGGTGTTCTGGTTCAGCTGAACCTCGGCCTCGGGCCCCAGTCCGTTCCAGTAGCTGCCGGTGAACCCGTCGACGTTGCGAATCTGGGTGAATTCCAGGATCGCCGCGTTGTCCAGCCGGATCATCGAGTGGGTCCCGGCTGCGTCATCGCCGGTGTCGATGAGCAGTTGCGGTCCGGTCTGTGAGCACTGCACGTCGTAGGTCGAACCCACCTGCGCGCCGTTGATCGAGATCTCGGCGGTGCCGGGGACCAGAACACCCGGCGGCACACTGGCCGGCGCCTTGGCTGTGCAGCCGGCGAGCAGAACCGCCGTCGCGGCGGCCAGGCACCGGCCGACCATCTGATGCGTCACGCGACCATAATCCGATAAATATCTTCCTATTTCAAGGGTGGTTTCCGGACACCCCGCACAAACCGCCGGCCTGCGTCAGGACGCGGCCGCCAACTCGGCCCGCAGCCGCTTCTTGTCCACCTTTCCGCTGGGCAGTACGGGAAGTTCGGGCACGATCACCAGCCGGCGCGGCGCCTTGTAGCGCGCCAGCCGCGCCCGCACGAACTCCTGCACGGCCGCCAGCGTCACCGTCTGCCCGGGCTCGGGGACCACCACCGCGCACACCGCCTCGCCCCAGCGTTCGTCCGGTGCGCCGACCACCGCGCAGGCCGCCACCTCGGGCATCCGGCTGATCGCGTCCTCGACCTCGGGTGAGTAGACGTTCTCGCCGCCGGTGATGATCACGTCCTTCTTGCGGTCGACGAGGTACAGCAGTCCGCGTTCGTCGAATCGGCCGACGTCGCCGGTGTGGCACCAGCCGTCGCGCAGGGTGGCCAGCGTCGCGGCATGGTCGTCCCAGTATCCGCGGAACAGCGTGTCGGACCGCACCACGATCTCGCCGATCTCCCCCACCGGCAGTTCCCGGCCGTCGTCGTCGACGATGCGCACCTTGTTGCCGGGGAACGGGAATCCGACGGAGCGCAGCGCCTCGCCAGCGCCCGGACGGTCGCCGGTGTGCAGTTCGCGCGGCAGTCCGGACACGATTGCCTCGGTCTGCCCGTAGAGGTTCAGGAACCCGGCCGTCGGCATCAGTTCCAGTGCGCGCTGCAGGATGTTCATCGTCATCGGCGCGGCCGCGTAGACGACGGTGTGCAGGGATTCCAGCGCGCCCGGGTCGCGTACCGCGTTAAGCAGCGCGTTGAGCATGACCGGGGCCAGGTGCACGATGGTGATGCGGTGGCGGCCGATCAGTTCGACGGCCTCGTCGGGGTCGAACTGCTGTTGCAGCACCACGCCGCCGCCGCGGGCGTGCACGCCGCCCAGCATCGCGATCGCGCCGATGTGGAACATCGGCATGTTGATCAGGATCCGATCGCTTGAGCCGCTGCGCATTTCGCCGTTCATCGTGAACAGCACGCGATGCTGTTCGGCCTGGCCGAGAATGCAGCACTTCGACGCACCGGTGGTGCCGCTGGTGAAGATCAGGCAGGCGATGTCCTCGGGCCGGGCCTGCAGCGCGAGACCGTCGCCGCAACCGCAGGCCAGGAACTGTTCGTAGTCGAGCAGGTCGGGGTGGCCGCGGCCGATGCAGACCAGCAGTGGTGAGCCGGTGAGGGTGGGCGCGAGTTCGGCGATCACATCGGCGAACTCGTCGGCGACGAATACGATCTTCGGCCGCACCCGGTTGATCGCGTCCCGCATCTCGCCGGGGGCGAGCCGGAAGTTGACCGTCGCCATGATGATCCCGCTGAGCTGGGTGGCGGCCATCACCTCGCCGAACTCGATGCTGTTGCGGCTGAGTATCGAGATACGGTCCTGGCGGCGCAGGCCGGCGGCCACCATCGCCGACACCAGCCGGCGGGCCCGCTCGAACAGCCCGGCGTGGGTGAGTGTGCGCTCCCCCTGCCGGTAGGCGATCACCTCGGGATGGCGGTGCGCGTTGTCGACGACGATGTCGCCCAACGTGAATTCGACGGCCATCGCATCACCTGCTGCTCAGCAGCATCGAGCCGGCAACCGGCCCGCCGCCCACACCGACCGCGACCACTTCGGGGATCTTCGGCGCCTGGCGTTCGCCGCCCTCACCCCACATCTGCACGCATGCCTCGTGCAGGAAACCCATGCCGTGCAGCCGGCCGCCGGACAACTGGCCACCGCTGGTGTTGATCGGCAGCTCGCCGTCGAGCGCGATCCGCTCGCCGCCCTCGATGAACTCGCCCACCCGGCCATGTTCGCAGAACCCGAGCGCCTCCAGCCACATCACGGTCAGGAAGGAGAACCCGTCGTAGATCTGCGCCATGTCGACGTCTTTGGGGGTCAGCGTGGTGTTCTGCCACAGTGTGGCGGCCGAGTCGTGGGCGGCCATGGTGGTCAGATCGGCGCGCTGATCCCAGGTGGCCCGTTCAAACATCCCGGGGCCGACCGATTCGACGGTCAGCGGGTGGCGCGGCAGCCCCTTGGCGGCGTCGCGGCGGGAGATCACCACAGCGGTCGCCCCGTCGCACGGGACGTCGCAGTCGTACAGGCACAACGGCTCGGAGATCATCCGCGCGCCGAGGTAGTCGTCCATGGTCAGCGGATCGCGGTAGATCGCATCGGGATTGCGGGCGGCGTTGCGGCGGGCGTTGATCGCGATCGCCCCCAGCTGTTCGCGGGTCAGGCCGAACTCGTGCATGTACCGCTGGGCGGGCATGGCCAGCCAGTTGGCGGCCGACAACGCGCCGAACGGTGCCACCCACTCCAGGTGTGGCGGCAGTTTGCCGCCGCCGAACAGCACCGAGGCCCGGCCACCGCCGGCCTGCGCCGCGGCGGTGGACTCCCACACCGAGCGGAACACCACCACATGGTTGGCCAGTCCCAGGGTGACGGCCATGCAGGCCTCGATGGCCGGGCCGATCTGGCCGGCGGTCTCCAGCGAGGACATGTACCAGCGGCAGCGCAGTCCGAGTGCGTTGCGCACGTCCACGATCCCGGCCCCGGAGAAGCCGGGATCGGGCACACCCGGACCGGGATAGCTGGCGATGCCGTCGATGTCGTCGATGTCCAGCCCGGCGTCGGCGATGGCGCGCAGCACCGCCTCCACGGTCAGTTCCAGGCCGGTGCGGCCGAGCCGGCGGCCGATCTGGGATTTGCCGGCGCCGGTGATCACCGCCTTGCCGTCGAAGGGACCCCGGTTCGCCATCAGAACACCCACCGGGAGATCAGGTCGGCCACCGCGGCGGGTTTGTCCACCCCGTCGATCTCGACGGTGTGGCGCACGGTCAGGTTCACGGTGTTGTCGGCGGGTGTGGTCGCGTCGACGAGCTCGGAGCGCACCCGGATGCGGCTGCCGACCTTCACCGGCGACAGGAACCGCACCTTGTTGAGCCCGTAGTTGAGGCCCATCCTGGCGTTCTCGACCCGGTAGTTGTCCTTGCTGAGCGCCGGCAGCAGTGACAGGGTAAGGAAGCCGTGGGCGATCGTCGCCCGGTACGGGCTCTCGGTCCGGGCCCGCTCGACGTCGACGTGGATCCACTGGTGATCAAGGGTCACGTCGGCGAACGCGTCGATGCGCTGCTGATCGATGTCGAACCACTCGCTGACCCCGAGCTCGGACCCGACAGCGGCCAGCGCCTCGTCGACCGACCCTATCGTCTTCATCGCACTCCGTTCCGAAGCAGTAATACCGATATTCATTTAACGGTATAGACTTCGTGCCGTCCGTCCACAACCTCGTAGGAGCGCAATGGCGAAAACGGCACCCCGGGCCGCGATCGTGGCGGCGGCACGCACCGCGATCGGCACCGCACGCAAGGGCACGCTGGCCAACATGACCGCCGTCGAACTGGCCAAACCGGTCACGAAGGCGGCCGTGGAACGCTCCGGCCTGGCCCCGGCGGACTTCGACGACTTCATCCTCGCCGAGGTATTGCAGGGCGGCGGGGACAGCGCCCGCTACATCGCCGTGGACCTCGGACTGCTCGACATCCCGGGCATGGCGGTCAACCGACAGTGCGCCTCCAGCCTGTCGGCGATCGCGGTCGGCGCCGGCCAGATCGCCGCCGGGATGAGCCGCGCGGTACTGGCCGGGGGCATGGAATCCGCCTCGACCGCGCCGATGCTGCGCAAGCGCAAGCCGTTCACCGCCGGCAAGTCGCCCGAGGACTACGACGACCCGTGGTTCCCGTTCTCCCATCCGCCGACCGAGGACGCACCGGCCGTCGACATGTCGATCACGGTCGCGCACAACTGCGCCGTGCAGTACGGCATCACCCGCGAGGACCAGGACAAGTGGGCGCTGCGCAGCCATCAGCGCGCGATCAAGGCCATCGACGCCGGATCGTTCGTCGACGAGATCGTGCCCATCGAGGTGCCCCAGGCCGACGGATCGACGATCACGTTCGCCGTCGACGAGCACCCGCGCCGCGACACCTCGCTGGAGATCCTGGCCGGGCTGAAGGTGCTGCACCCGGAGATCGAGGGCTTCACCGTGACCGCGGGGAACTCCTCCGGCGTCAACGACGCGGCCGCGGTGGTGGCGCTGACCGCCCCGGACGCGGCGTCGGACCCGCTCGGCTACATCCTGTCCTGGGCGCAGGTCGGCATCGAACCGAATCGCACCGGCAGCGGGCCGATCTACGCGATTCCGAAGGCGCTCGAGCTGGCCGGGCTGACCCTGCGGGACGTGGCCCTGTTCGAGATCAACGAGGCGTTCGCGGCGCAGGCCGTGGCGTGCGCCCGCCAACTCGAACTCGACGAGGAGATCGTCAACGTCTACGGCTCCGGCATCAGCCTGGGCCATCCCATCGCGGCGACCGGCGCCCGGATGGTGACCTCCGCGGTCCACGAGCTGCGCCGCCGCGGCGGAGGAATCGGTGTGCTGTCGATGTGCGCCGGCGGTGGCATGGGCGCGGCAATGGTTATCGAGGTGAAGTGAGATGACGCAACTGATCGCCGAGAACGTGTTCCGAGTCGACGGCGACCGCGCGGTGCTGCTCGGCTCCCGCCGCAAGTCGACCGGTGTGGTGAAGTTCCCGGCCGAACGGCCGGAGTTGTTCGACGCCAACCCGGCCATCCAGTCCGATATCGAGCCGATGGAACTGTCCACCGAGGGAACGCTGTACACCTACACCACGCAGGAGTTCCCGCCGCCGCTGCCGTACAAGGGCAAGCGCTCGCCCGAGGAGTTCACGCCCTACATCGTCGGGTTCATCGAACTCCCCGAGAAGGTGTTGGTCGAGGCGCTGATCGTCGGCGCCACGGCCGCGGAATTGTCGATCGGGCAGAAGATGGTCAGCACCACCACGGTGTTCGAGACCGAATCGGGCGAACAGTACCTCACCTACGCGTTCCGTCCGGCCTAGCGATGGACGACTCCGAGTTGCGGCTGCGGGTCGCGATCGGCGATCTGCTGGCGAGTTACCAGTTCTTCGCCGACACCGGCAGGTTCGATGAGCTGGTCGGGCTGTTCACCCCGGATGCGGAGTTCCGCACCAACACCGAACACCTCGTCGGCCGTGAGAGCATCCGGGAGTTCTTCGCCCGCACCGGGGCCGCGTTCGCCGCGGTGAAGCTGTTGCCCGGACGACACCATCTGGCGTCGGTGAAGGTCACTCCCGACGGGGAGACCCGGGCGCGCACCTACGCATGCTTCCAGTTCATCGGCGTCGGCGGCCTCGACCACTGGGGCACCTACCGCGACACCGTGGTGCACACACCCGACGGGTGGCGCTTCGCGGCCCGAAAAGCCACGGTGGAGGGCCACGTCCCCGACTCGCCGGTGGTGCGGCTGTTGGGGCTCGACTGACCGAAGGGAGTCATCATGAGCCGTTTGTCGGGCCGGGTCGCCATCGTCACCGGCGCCGGCCAGGGACTCGGCCGGGCGATCGCCGCCGCGTTCGCCGACGAAGGTGCGCGGGTCGCGCTGCTGGGCCGGACGAAGTCGAAGGTCGACGACGCCGCCGCCGAACTGACCGCGCGCGGGCGCGACGTGATCTCGATCGGCTGTGATGTGGCCGACCGGGCCGCCGTCGACCGCGCGGTGGCCGAGACCCGCGAGAAATTCGGCGGTATCGACATCGTCATCAACAACGCCCAGGGCGGCGCGGTCGGAAGCAGCACCCCGACAACGGATCTCACCGATGAGGAGGCGTTGGAGTTTTTCCGCACCGGCCCGCTCGGCACACTGCATCTGATGCAGGCCGCGTTCCCGGCACTGTGCGAATCCGAGCACGCGGTGGTGGTCAACTTCGGCTCGGCCATCGGGGTGCGGGGCGCGCCGCGGATGGCCGCCTACGCGATGGCCAAGGAGGCGATCAACGGGCTGACCAAGTCCACCGCGATCGAGTGGGGCAGACACGGCATCCGGGTCAACCTGGTGTGCCCGGCCGCGTGGTCGCCCGGCGCCGAGACGTACCGCGACGAGGATCCGGAGCGGTTCGAACGGATTCTGCGCGGTATTCCGTTGCGCCGCTTCGGCGATCCGTATCACGACATCGGCCGGGCGATCGTCGCGCTGGTCAGCGACGATCTGAGCTATCTGACCGGCGCCACCCTGATGCTCGACGGTGGCCAGGTGATGCTGCGCTAGCCGGTCAGCGGCAGCGGCCCGCGGGCGATGAC
The window above is part of the Mycolicibacterium hassiacum DSM 44199 genome. Proteins encoded here:
- a CDS encoding MaoC family dehydratase, whose amino-acid sequence is MKTIGSVDEALAAVGSELGVSEWFDIDQQRIDAFADVTLDHQWIHVDVERARTESPYRATIAHGFLTLSLLPALSKDNYRVENARMGLNYGLNKVRFLSPVKVGSRIRVRSELVDATTPADNTVNLTVRHTVEIDGVDKPAAVADLISRWVF
- a CDS encoding nuclear transport factor 2 family protein, with translation MDDSELRLRVAIGDLLASYQFFADTGRFDELVGLFTPDAEFRTNTEHLVGRESIREFFARTGAAFAAVKLLPGRHHLASVKVTPDGETRARTYACFQFIGVGGLDHWGTYRDTVVHTPDGWRFAARKATVEGHVPDSPVVRLLGLD
- a CDS encoding SDR family NAD(P)-dependent oxidoreductase; the protein is MSRLSGRVAIVTGAGQGLGRAIAAAFADEGARVALLGRTKSKVDDAAAELTARGRDVISIGCDVADRAAVDRAVAETREKFGGIDIVINNAQGGAVGSSTPTTDLTDEEALEFFRTGPLGTLHLMQAAFPALCESEHAVVVNFGSAIGVRGAPRMAAYAMAKEAINGLTKSTAIEWGRHGIRVNLVCPAAWSPGAETYRDEDPERFERILRGIPLRRFGDPYHDIGRAIVALVSDDLSYLTGATLMLDGGQVMLR
- a CDS encoding Zn-ribbon domain-containing OB-fold protein, with the protein product MTQLIAENVFRVDGDRAVLLGSRRKSTGVVKFPAERPELFDANPAIQSDIEPMELSTEGTLYTYTTQEFPPPLPYKGKRSPEEFTPYIVGFIELPEKVLVEALIVGATAAELSIGQKMVSTTTVFETESGEQYLTYAFRPA
- a CDS encoding thiolase family protein, with protein sequence MAKTAPRAAIVAAARTAIGTARKGTLANMTAVELAKPVTKAAVERSGLAPADFDDFILAEVLQGGGDSARYIAVDLGLLDIPGMAVNRQCASSLSAIAVGAGQIAAGMSRAVLAGGMESASTAPMLRKRKPFTAGKSPEDYDDPWFPFSHPPTEDAPAVDMSITVAHNCAVQYGITREDQDKWALRSHQRAIKAIDAGSFVDEIVPIEVPQADGSTITFAVDEHPRRDTSLEILAGLKVLHPEIEGFTVTAGNSSGVNDAAAVVALTAPDAASDPLGYILSWAQVGIEPNRTGSGPIYAIPKALELAGLTLRDVALFEINEAFAAQAVACARQLELDEEIVNVYGSGISLGHPIAATGARMVTSAVHELRRRGGGIGVLSMCAGGGMGAAMVIEVK